From one Micromonospora siamensis genomic stretch:
- a CDS encoding ABC transporter permease, with the protein MSRFVLRRLLQSAVVLLGVTLVVFLLLQLVPGDPVRVALGTRFDPQTYEALRARAGLDRPLVAQYVSYVGRAVTGDLGVSFRSGQPVTRIVLERLPATLSLALTAVLIAVLVAFPLGVLAAMRSGSALDHAARVFSQFGVSVPDFWMGIMGILLFAGVLGWLPPSGYVPLTEDPAGWLAHVLLPAATVGLVTASILTRFIRSSVLEVLSADYVRTAEAKGLRARVVVLRHVLRNALIPVVTVVAVQLASLLGGVIVVEVLFAWPGIGRLTYDAVQARDYPVLQGAVLLVAALFLLMNLLVDILYARLDPRITAR; encoded by the coding sequence GTGAGCCGCTTCGTCCTGCGCCGGCTGCTCCAGTCGGCCGTCGTTCTGCTCGGGGTGACGCTGGTGGTCTTCCTGCTGCTGCAACTGGTCCCCGGCGACCCGGTCCGGGTGGCGCTGGGCACCCGCTTCGACCCGCAGACGTACGAGGCGCTGCGGGCCCGGGCCGGACTGGACCGGCCGCTGGTCGCTCAGTACGTCAGCTACGTCGGCCGGGCCGTCACCGGTGACCTCGGGGTGAGCTTCCGCAGCGGCCAGCCGGTCACCCGGATCGTGCTGGAACGCCTGCCGGCGACCCTGTCGCTGGCGCTGACCGCCGTGCTGATCGCGGTGCTGGTCGCGTTCCCGCTCGGCGTGCTCGCCGCCATGCGCAGCGGCTCGGCGCTGGACCACGCCGCCCGGGTGTTCAGCCAGTTCGGCGTCTCGGTGCCCGACTTCTGGATGGGCATCATGGGCATCCTGCTCTTCGCCGGTGTGCTCGGCTGGCTGCCGCCGTCGGGCTACGTGCCGCTCACCGAGGATCCGGCGGGCTGGCTGGCGCACGTGCTGCTGCCCGCCGCCACGGTGGGGCTGGTCACCGCCTCCATCCTCACCCGGTTCATCCGCTCCTCGGTGCTGGAGGTGCTGTCGGCCGACTACGTCCGCACCGCCGAGGCCAAGGGGCTGCGCGCCCGGGTGGTGGTGCTGCGGCACGTGCTGCGCAACGCCCTGATCCCGGTGGTCACCGTCGTCGCGGTCCAGCTCGCCAGCCTGCTCGGCGGAGTGATCGTGGTCGAGGTGCTCTTCGCCTGGCCCGGCATCGGCCGGCTCACCTACGACGCCGTCCAGGCCCGCGACTATCCGGTGCTCCAGGGCGCGGTGCTGCTGGTCGCCGCGCTGTTCCTGCTGATGAACCTGCTGGTGGACATCCTCTACGCCCGCCTCGACCCGCGGATCACCGCCCGATGA
- a CDS encoding ABC transporter substrate-binding protein, with product MSRIGSRLIGAALALALGAAGGCSSGEGVDVDGGAAQGGAGGVLTAAIGGEPDQLDPHRTSAYYSFEVLENVYDTLVEPDENLRMQPSLATKWTTSADQLTWTFTLREGVRFSDGSPLTAEDVKYSYDRIVGEKLNAAYKFATVKSVAAPDPTTVVVTLSAPTPNLLANLGGFKGVAIVERSNVESGAIKTKPVGSGPFAVASYTSGDSIKLVRNDNYWNTKPKLSGVTFTFVKDPTVALQNLRGGEAQWTDNLPPQQVPALADGGEITVQRKPSADYWYLALNQARKPYGDVNVRRAVAFALDPAAITKAAKFGLATVNQTAIPKGSSWYYEYAPYRHDPEQAKRLLGAAGVSGLTMDLMVTSEYPETVSAAQVIAAQLKQVGITVKIRTLDFAQWLDEQGKGTFDAFMLGWLGNIDPDEFYYAQHHSGGTFNFQKYRNPAVDKLLDDARTQTDQGARKQAYDQAAKQIVDDASYIYLYNPDVVQGWSKKVTGYQARTDRAIRFRDVALAK from the coding sequence GTGTCCAGAATCGGATCCAGGTTGATCGGCGCCGCACTCGCCCTCGCGCTGGGGGCTGCCGGCGGATGCAGCTCCGGCGAGGGCGTCGACGTCGACGGCGGGGCCGCCCAGGGGGGCGCCGGCGGAGTGCTGACCGCCGCGATCGGCGGCGAACCCGACCAGCTCGACCCGCATCGGACCTCGGCTTACTACAGCTTCGAGGTGTTGGAGAACGTCTACGACACCCTGGTCGAGCCGGACGAGAACCTGCGGATGCAGCCGTCGCTGGCGACGAAGTGGACCACCAGCGCCGACCAGCTCACCTGGACGTTCACCCTGCGCGAGGGGGTGAGGTTCTCCGACGGGTCGCCGCTGACCGCCGAGGACGTCAAGTACTCCTACGACCGCATCGTCGGCGAGAAGCTGAACGCGGCGTACAAGTTCGCCACGGTGAAATCGGTCGCGGCGCCGGATCCGACGACGGTGGTCGTCACCCTCTCCGCGCCCACCCCCAACCTGCTGGCCAACCTCGGCGGGTTCAAGGGCGTCGCCATCGTCGAGAGGTCCAACGTCGAGTCCGGCGCGATCAAGACGAAGCCGGTCGGCAGCGGCCCCTTCGCGGTCGCGTCGTACACCTCCGGCGACAGCATCAAGCTGGTCCGCAACGACAACTACTGGAACACCAAACCGAAGCTTTCCGGGGTCACCTTCACCTTCGTGAAGGACCCGACGGTGGCGTTGCAGAACCTGCGCGGCGGCGAGGCCCAGTGGACCGACAACCTGCCGCCGCAGCAGGTCCCGGCGCTGGCCGACGGCGGCGAGATCACCGTGCAGCGCAAGCCGTCGGCGGACTACTGGTACCTGGCGCTCAACCAGGCCCGCAAGCCGTACGGCGACGTGAACGTGCGGCGCGCGGTCGCCTTCGCCCTGGACCCGGCCGCGATCACCAAGGCCGCCAAGTTCGGGCTGGCCACCGTCAACCAGACCGCCATCCCCAAGGGCAGCTCCTGGTACTACGAGTACGCGCCGTACCGGCACGACCCGGAGCAGGCCAAGCGGCTGCTCGGTGCGGCCGGGGTGAGCGGGCTGACCATGGACCTGATGGTGACCAGCGAGTACCCGGAGACGGTCAGCGCCGCGCAGGTGATCGCCGCCCAGCTCAAGCAGGTCGGGATCACCGTGAAGATCCGTACCCTGGACTTCGCCCAGTGGCTCGACGAGCAGGGCAAGGGCACCTTCGACGCGTTCATGCTCGGCTGGCTGGGCAACATCGACCCGGACGAGTTCTACTACGCCCAGCACCACAGCGGCGGCACCTTCAACTTCCAGAAGTACCGCAACCCGGCGGTGGACAAGCTGCTCGACGACGCCCGTACGCAGACCGACCAGGGCGCCCGCAAGCAGGCGTACGACCAGGCGGCGAAGCAGATCGTCGACGACGCCAGCTACATCTACCTCTACAACCCGGACGTGGTGCAGGGCTGGTCGAAGAAGGTCACCGGCTACCAGGCCCGCACCGACCGGGCGATCCGCTTCCGCGACGTCGCCCTGGCCAAGTGA
- a CDS encoding YciI family protein, with protein MKYLMFVCTDTEPDPDTAAHPDIEKWVADNDANGRRLDGSVLGPAAAATTVRVRDGDLLVSDGPFAETKELIVGFDLLECADLDEAIEVARAHPMAYAGRLELRPLVDLPEPA; from the coding sequence ATGAAGTACCTGATGTTCGTCTGCACCGACACCGAGCCGGACCCCGACACCGCCGCCCACCCCGACATCGAGAAGTGGGTGGCCGACAACGACGCCAACGGCCGGCGGCTGGACGGCAGCGTCCTCGGCCCGGCCGCCGCCGCCACCACCGTGCGGGTCCGCGACGGGGACCTGCTGGTCTCCGACGGCCCGTTCGCCGAGACCAAGGAGTTGATCGTCGGGTTCGACCTGCTCGAGTGCGCCGACCTCGACGAGGCGATCGAGGTGGCCCGGGCCCACCCGATGGCGTACGCGGGCCGCCTGGAGCTGCGCCCGCTGGTCGACCTGCCCGAGCCCGCGTGA